A window of Tautonia plasticadhaerens contains these coding sequences:
- a CDS encoding cytochrome c biogenesis protein: protein MSTLRVSARFGIGLAMALAALAAPGRSRADSEAKTTPPGPEESAYRALSRAVLMHEGRPKPYDTVARQEVKAITGRQAFSPIGPDGEEGPAWGPVAALFSWKNAPDYWDDQRFILAEYLPLRRMLLSGPIESLLGAIAADPEVSEDLRSTSRSILDRHEQADGPDALVSADELKGIARDPGLPDRLQDQVEAMAHRIDGHEKFLTPRELEESNVRVGGRQVTLRQWYMDVAMRSRRDPATGVPPAQTPLEKKFGEVFNRLTRYQAIRGDHGSGMLGAEVEVDRMIPRPANERYVEYLGATREKYDAFVEENKETLNLPRIDRVKRDMRDVKLIQLETPGGQEYPLDQFVAILADVPGADFNPVERDALATLAEFYSELQADDRKMPGADADADEQLITWLASDADWAPMGLILDADADELAEAGYDRDRVVAFRDALAEAQAAEVEEPGSLIEAQAEAVVSSARALADGVNRYPSVTEVDREVHYNTFAPFYKAPTYYGLGFALLGLCLMIGTIGGGASGMIRKVLYGLGLLGLVGGIGLEVYGFALRILISGWAPVTNLYETVIWVALIAAVIGLTLEAVYRRVYPAAAAAGVAMFCTIIAANAQSVLNPNIEALNPILRSNYWLTIHVITIVSSYAAFALALGLGLIGTWFYLTAPYRRDVGVNELARPLAAVPVLAGLGAVGIYGSYNAGVSGTTELIRLWGLGMTASDLLFFGGWALASAGIAVFVMVVSGLLGEFLARLTLRNQLGPVEQSAEVTPDGAASATADSASSAGGGTATIARPSIAEIKARIAEGRGGTGDSPRVRAMRERAEQVKPVASFVYRALQVGVLLVAAGTILGGVWADYSWGRFWGWDPKEVSALITLLVYLIPLHGRFAGWINSFGMTMAAVLCFNSVLMAWYGVNFLLGVGLHSYGFAEGGNQGAVLLSALVVSSLSFGAIWRRSLAKKDLPQTATA from the coding sequence ATGAGCACCCTCCGCGTATCCGCGAGGTTCGGCATCGGCCTGGCGATGGCCCTGGCGGCCCTGGCGGCCCCGGGCCGGTCCCGGGCCGACTCCGAGGCGAAGACCACCCCGCCCGGCCCCGAGGAGTCGGCCTACCGGGCCCTCTCCCGGGCCGTCCTCATGCACGAGGGACGACCCAAGCCGTACGACACCGTCGCCCGGCAGGAGGTGAAGGCCATCACCGGCCGACAGGCCTTCTCCCCGATCGGCCCCGACGGCGAGGAAGGGCCCGCGTGGGGCCCCGTCGCCGCCCTGTTCAGCTGGAAGAACGCCCCGGACTACTGGGACGACCAGCGGTTCATCCTCGCCGAATACCTCCCGCTCCGCCGGATGCTGCTCTCCGGCCCGATCGAGTCGCTCCTGGGGGCGATCGCCGCCGACCCCGAGGTGTCCGAGGATCTCAGGTCGACGTCCCGGTCCATCCTCGACCGTCATGAGCAGGCCGACGGCCCCGACGCCCTCGTCTCCGCCGACGAGTTGAAGGGGATCGCCCGGGACCCCGGCCTCCCCGACCGGCTCCAGGATCAGGTCGAGGCGATGGCCCATCGCATCGACGGCCACGAGAAATTCCTCACGCCGAGGGAGTTGGAGGAGTCCAACGTACGTGTCGGCGGCCGCCAGGTGACGCTCCGGCAATGGTACATGGACGTCGCCATGAGGTCCCGGCGAGACCCGGCCACGGGCGTCCCCCCGGCCCAGACCCCGCTGGAGAAGAAGTTCGGCGAGGTCTTCAACCGCCTGACCCGGTATCAGGCCATCCGGGGCGACCACGGCTCGGGGATGCTCGGCGCCGAGGTTGAGGTCGACCGCATGATCCCCCGGCCCGCCAATGAGCGGTACGTCGAATACCTGGGGGCGACCCGGGAGAAGTACGACGCGTTCGTCGAGGAGAACAAGGAGACGCTCAACCTCCCGCGGATCGACCGCGTCAAGCGAGACATGCGGGACGTGAAGCTGATCCAGCTGGAGACGCCCGGGGGTCAGGAATACCCGCTCGACCAGTTCGTCGCCATCCTCGCCGACGTGCCCGGGGCCGACTTCAACCCGGTCGAGCGCGACGCCCTGGCCACGCTGGCCGAGTTCTACAGCGAACTCCAGGCCGACGACCGCAAGATGCCCGGCGCCGACGCGGATGCCGACGAGCAGCTGATCACCTGGCTCGCCTCCGACGCCGACTGGGCGCCGATGGGACTGATCCTCGACGCCGACGCCGACGAGCTGGCCGAGGCCGGCTACGACCGCGACCGGGTGGTCGCCTTCCGGGACGCCCTCGCAGAGGCCCAAGCGGCCGAGGTCGAAGAACCCGGCTCGCTGATCGAGGCCCAGGCCGAGGCGGTCGTCTCCTCGGCCCGAGCGCTAGCCGACGGGGTCAACCGATACCCGAGCGTGACCGAGGTCGATCGCGAGGTCCACTACAACACCTTCGCCCCCTTCTACAAGGCCCCCACCTACTACGGCCTCGGCTTCGCCCTGCTCGGGCTCTGCCTGATGATCGGCACGATCGGCGGCGGGGCCTCGGGGATGATCCGAAAGGTGCTCTACGGCCTCGGGCTGCTCGGGCTCGTCGGCGGTATCGGGCTGGAGGTCTATGGGTTCGCGCTGCGGATCCTGATCTCGGGCTGGGCCCCGGTGACCAACCTCTACGAGACGGTGATCTGGGTCGCCCTGATCGCCGCGGTGATCGGCTTGACGCTGGAGGCGGTCTACCGTCGCGTCTACCCGGCGGCGGCGGCGGCGGGCGTGGCGATGTTCTGCACGATCATCGCCGCCAACGCCCAGAGCGTGCTCAACCCGAATATCGAGGCGCTCAACCCGATCCTCCGCAGCAACTACTGGCTGACGATCCACGTCATCACGATCGTCTCCAGCTATGCGGCCTTCGCCCTGGCCCTGGGCCTGGGCCTGATCGGGACCTGGTTCTACCTGACGGCCCCGTATCGACGGGACGTGGGCGTGAACGAACTGGCCCGGCCGCTGGCGGCGGTGCCGGTGCTCGCCGGCCTGGGGGCGGTGGGCATCTACGGCTCCTACAACGCCGGGGTCTCGGGCACGACCGAGCTGATCCGGCTCTGGGGACTGGGGATGACCGCCAGCGACCTCTTGTTCTTCGGGGGCTGGGCGCTCGCCTCGGCGGGGATCGCCGTGTTCGTGATGGTCGTCAGCGGCCTGCTCGGCGAGTTCCTCGCCCGGCTGACGTTGAGGAACCAGCTCGGCCCGGTTGAGCAGTCGGCCGAGGTGACGCCCGACGGCGCGGCCTCCGCGACGGCCGACTCGGCCTCCTCCGCCGGGGGAGGCACGGCGACGATCGCCCGGCCGAGCATCGCCGAGATCAAGGCCCGGATCGCCGAGGGCCGAGGCGGCACGGGCGATTCCCCCCGAGTGCGGGCCATGCGGGAGAGGGCCGAGCAGGTCAAGCCGGTCGCCAGCTTCGTGTACCGGGCGTTGCAGGTCGGCGTGCTGCTGGTCGCCGCCGGCACGATCCTCGGCGGGGTCTGGGCCGACTACTCCTGGGGCCGCTTCTGGGGCTGGGATCCCAAGGAGGTCTCGGCGCTGATCACCCTGCTCGTGTACCTGATCCCGCTACACGGCCGGTTCGCCGGCTGGATCAACAGCTTCGGGATGACGATGGCAGCGGTCCTCTGCTTCAATTCCGTGTTGATGGCCTGGTACGGCGTCAATTTCCTGCTCGGCGTCGGGCTGCACAGCTACGGCTTCGCCGAGGGCGGCAACCAGGGGGCGGTCCTGCTCTCCGCCCTGGTCGTCAGCTCGTTGAGCTTCGGCGCCATCTGGCGGCGATCGCTCGCCAAGAAGGACCTCCCCCAGACCGCAACGGCCTGA
- a CDS encoding Gfo/Idh/MocA family oxidoreductase, giving the protein MSRSETAKIVRVGVVGLGRAWADRYRSPMTRPGVGARVVAVCDPVVHRSEAEADRLRCDAVEGVTALIDRPDVDAVLVLDDPWFGAWPLGAALDRDKPVFCAFGPRAALDELARRPSSRAGTPVMIELPRRFSAETLRLRELLATELGPARRARARARARGPSADPEVSDLAIGMVDWCGSLFQDGPGPARLSRKVDRDGQALRVVELQSPGGASSRLTLVAGGGDRPSASLAVEADRGWARIDSRGRLRWSDGSREVEESLPDGPPTELMIDHFLRLVRGEQSLAPGPEELARLDAGGLTFEL; this is encoded by the coding sequence TTGAGTCGCTCGGAGACGGCGAAGATCGTTCGGGTCGGGGTGGTCGGCCTGGGCCGGGCCTGGGCCGACCGCTATCGGTCGCCGATGACTCGCCCCGGCGTCGGGGCCCGGGTGGTCGCGGTCTGCGACCCGGTCGTCCACCGCTCCGAGGCGGAGGCGGATCGGCTCCGATGCGACGCGGTCGAGGGGGTCACCGCGTTGATCGACCGGCCGGACGTGGATGCGGTCCTGGTGCTCGACGACCCCTGGTTCGGCGCCTGGCCCCTCGGGGCGGCGTTGGACCGGGACAAGCCGGTCTTCTGCGCCTTCGGCCCGAGGGCGGCGCTGGATGAACTGGCCCGGAGGCCGTCGTCCCGGGCGGGGACGCCGGTCATGATCGAGCTGCCTCGCCGCTTCTCGGCCGAGACGCTGAGGCTCCGGGAGCTGCTGGCCACCGAACTCGGCCCGGCCCGCCGGGCCCGGGCCCGGGCCCGGGCCCGGGGACCTTCGGCCGACCCGGAGGTCTCCGACCTGGCGATCGGGATGGTCGACTGGTGCGGCTCCCTGTTCCAGGACGGGCCGGGCCCCGCGCGACTCTCCCGGAAAGTCGACCGGGACGGCCAGGCCCTCCGCGTCGTCGAGCTCCAATCCCCCGGAGGGGCCAGCAGTCGCCTGACGCTCGTCGCCGGGGGCGGGGATCGGCCCTCGGCGAGCCTGGCCGTCGAGGCCGATCGGGGGTGGGCCCGGATCGACTCGCGGGGGCGGCTCCGCTGGTCCGACGGCTCGAGGGAGGTCGAGGAGTCCCTCCCCGACGGCCCGCCGACCGAGTTGATGATCGACCACTTCCTCCGCCTGGTCCGAGGCGAGCAGTCGCTGGCCCCGGGGCCGGAGGAACTCGCCAGGCTGGACGCGGGCGGCCTCACCTTCGAGCTGTGA
- a CDS encoding alkaline phosphatase family protein — MPESSTAPIVLVSAVGLTRTLLPMAPRLSALAGRGWSRPVLDCEPAVTCSAQATLLTGRPPRDHGIVGNGWLFRDTREIRFWQQSNALIQSEPLYETARRRAADRGRSLRVAKLFWWYNQGAEVDLSVTPKPLYGADGGKVFGIWGSPPELPARLERLIGPFPFPSFWGPMAGLPATRWIARCAAEVLSADRPDLTLVYLPHLDYEPQRLGPSGCDMARLVGELDEAAAPLLDAAKAVGARVWVFGEYGHSDVVRPVLPNRALRDAGMLAVRPGPYGDQLETFQGRAFAVCDHQHAHVYVQRAEDLREVRDLLVALPGVDRAFIGEERAEIGLDHSRSGEIVLRAASDAWFAYPFWLDDAQAPDYARTVDIHRKPGYDPCELFFDPSLTAPKIRAMRRLIQKKLGFRTLMDLIPLDPSIVRGSHGCPSESDDDRPVLIGDGPAPPPNGPWR; from the coding sequence GTGCCCGAGTCCTCGACCGCCCCGATCGTCCTGGTCAGCGCGGTGGGCCTGACCCGCACGCTCTTGCCGATGGCCCCGCGTCTCTCGGCGCTGGCCGGGCGGGGGTGGAGCCGTCCCGTGCTCGACTGCGAGCCCGCCGTCACCTGCTCGGCCCAGGCGACGCTGCTGACCGGCCGCCCTCCCCGCGATCACGGCATCGTCGGCAACGGTTGGCTGTTCCGGGACACGAGGGAGATCCGCTTCTGGCAGCAGTCGAACGCCCTGATCCAGTCCGAGCCGCTGTACGAGACGGCCCGACGTCGGGCGGCCGATCGGGGCCGATCGCTCCGGGTGGCCAAGCTGTTCTGGTGGTACAACCAGGGGGCCGAGGTCGACCTGAGCGTGACGCCGAAGCCCCTCTATGGCGCCGACGGCGGCAAGGTGTTCGGCATCTGGGGATCGCCCCCCGAGTTGCCCGCCCGGCTGGAGCGATTGATCGGCCCGTTCCCCTTCCCCTCGTTCTGGGGCCCGATGGCGGGGCTGCCCGCGACCCGATGGATTGCCCGATGTGCCGCCGAGGTGCTCTCGGCCGATCGGCCGGATCTGACGCTGGTCTACCTGCCCCACCTCGACTACGAGCCGCAGCGGCTCGGCCCCTCCGGCTGCGACATGGCCCGGCTCGTCGGCGAGCTGGACGAGGCGGCGGCCCCGCTGCTCGACGCCGCGAAGGCCGTCGGCGCCCGGGTCTGGGTCTTCGGCGAGTACGGCCACAGTGACGTGGTTCGGCCGGTGCTGCCGAACCGGGCCCTCCGCGACGCCGGGATGCTGGCCGTCCGCCCCGGGCCGTACGGGGACCAACTGGAGACCTTCCAGGGCCGGGCGTTCGCCGTCTGCGACCACCAACATGCACACGTCTACGTCCAACGGGCCGAGGATCTCCGCGAGGTCCGGGACCTGCTCGTCGCGTTGCCCGGGGTCGATCGGGCGTTCATCGGCGAGGAGCGGGCGGAGATCGGGCTCGACCACTCCCGTTCCGGGGAGATCGTCCTCCGGGCCGCTTCCGATGCCTGGTTCGCCTATCCGTTCTGGCTCGACGACGCCCAGGCGCCCGACTACGCCCGGACCGTGGACATCCACCGCAAGCCCGGCTACGACCCCTGCGAGCTGTTCTTCGACCCCAGTCTCACCGCCCCCAAGATCAGGGCCATGCGACGGCTCATCCAGAAGAAGCTCGGCTTCCGGACGTTGATGGATCTGATCCCGCTCGATCCGTCGATCGTGCGGGGAAGCCACGGGTGCCCGAGCGAGTCGGACGACGACCGTCCCGTCCTCATCGGCGACGGCCCCGCCCCCCCCCCGAACGGGCCGTGGCGATGA
- a CDS encoding cytochrome c biogenesis protein ResB, giving the protein MATVSKKPSSPNPKPSGSRRDGEDRADEGPILRAFNAAYRFLASLKLAVLSLSTLVIVLFIGMIYERNYGNAALQQYFYRTWWFGLLLAVLGINILCAATIRFPWKRRQTGFVVTHAGLIVVLVGSWFSFQAGDEGQVAMAEGDTSASLVRMNDYALRVRAVDSAAVGEADATLRELFAEVAGGHEHGEDHQAGDPQDAAIHDLQDRIVSAVEGGAPSPSALRGLASHPAVPAEFRDRLGRLSAEMSGESYSFPFFPGPREWPRERTETLTRPGDEFQLEVTAFLPSSRGKRIVEEVPFGGNPMIKIAMELTPPNALSPMDPLEDPFIEDDRRWIAADELFKRSVTSIGPARLVFQHVPGGIRGKEAANDFLGLPEKGTVESARLHYEDSKGRTRTAVFFPANETWSMPDGSTVQGRTATLTDSDLTATYNLSGALNDEGIFDRLRSTRFDVKPRGGEAPPRPITLGSFLLAIVENTKDEQMPLAEFSVRRSDGPEVIHWAVPIPNAALPPMSFTATDRPGLYEPAGTLVRISYYRPLEFDAGMQGLKGSVEVLGVGDDQLFFRTVNAEGIQNQGELELREKVDAFGGENRAMQAAFSVDEFHDSAVPKFTYVYQELPVNQAGQGIPAARVKLTRRGKSEERWVRLSTTTTLAPNARAIETFPLGDEIYTISYDVDRGDLPFSLRLIDFRRRFDPGTRQPSHYESDVLLYDEEQGIEGEKVTISMNEPLSHRGYTFYQSSFNPPTDASGEFVSVFQVRYDPTWQIIYGGCLLVVIGTFLQFYMRAGLFTDGGRLEREREARKRGESPDLGAPPAGQDEP; this is encoded by the coding sequence ATGGCAACCGTCTCCAAGAAGCCGTCGTCCCCGAACCCGAAGCCCTCGGGAAGCCGTCGGGACGGAGAGGATCGCGCCGACGAGGGGCCGATCCTGCGGGCCTTCAACGCGGCCTACCGGTTCCTCGCGTCGCTGAAACTGGCGGTCCTCAGCCTCTCGACGCTGGTGATCGTTCTGTTCATCGGCATGATCTACGAGCGGAACTACGGCAACGCCGCCTTGCAGCAGTATTTCTACCGGACCTGGTGGTTCGGCCTCCTGCTGGCGGTGCTGGGGATCAACATCCTCTGCGCCGCGACGATCCGGTTCCCCTGGAAGAGGCGCCAGACGGGGTTCGTCGTCACTCACGCCGGCCTGATCGTGGTGCTCGTCGGCTCCTGGTTCAGCTTCCAGGCCGGCGACGAGGGGCAGGTGGCGATGGCCGAGGGGGACACATCCGCCTCGCTCGTCCGCATGAACGACTACGCCCTGCGGGTCCGGGCGGTCGATTCGGCCGCCGTCGGTGAGGCCGATGCGACCCTCCGCGAACTCTTCGCCGAGGTCGCCGGCGGGCATGAGCACGGCGAGGATCACCAGGCAGGCGATCCCCAGGATGCCGCGATCCACGACCTGCAGGATCGCATCGTGTCGGCGGTCGAGGGCGGGGCTCCTTCGCCGTCCGCCCTCCGGGGCCTCGCGTCGCACCCGGCCGTGCCGGCGGAATTCCGGGACCGGCTGGGCCGGCTTTCCGCCGAGATGTCGGGGGAATCCTACTCCTTCCCGTTCTTCCCCGGCCCGAGGGAGTGGCCCCGGGAACGGACCGAGACCTTGACCCGGCCGGGGGACGAGTTCCAGCTCGAGGTCACCGCCTTCCTGCCCTCGTCCCGGGGGAAGCGGATCGTCGAGGAGGTGCCCTTCGGCGGCAACCCGATGATCAAGATCGCGATGGAACTGACCCCGCCGAACGCGCTCAGCCCGATGGACCCGCTGGAGGATCCGTTCATCGAGGACGATCGCCGGTGGATTGCCGCGGACGAGCTGTTCAAGCGGTCGGTCACGTCGATCGGCCCCGCGCGGTTGGTCTTCCAGCACGTCCCCGGCGGGATCCGGGGCAAGGAGGCGGCCAACGACTTCCTCGGCCTCCCCGAGAAGGGGACGGTCGAGTCGGCCCGACTCCATTATGAAGACAGCAAGGGCCGGACCCGGACCGCCGTCTTTTTCCCCGCCAACGAGACCTGGTCCATGCCCGACGGCTCGACCGTCCAGGGGCGTACCGCCACGCTGACCGACAGCGACCTGACGGCGACCTACAACCTCTCGGGCGCGCTCAACGACGAGGGGATCTTCGACCGCCTCCGCTCGACCCGGTTCGACGTCAAGCCGAGGGGAGGCGAGGCCCCCCCCAGGCCGATCACGCTGGGCAGCTTCCTGCTGGCGATCGTCGAGAACACGAAGGACGAGCAGATGCCCCTGGCCGAGTTCTCGGTCAGGAGGTCCGACGGCCCGGAGGTCATCCACTGGGCCGTGCCGATCCCCAACGCCGCCCTGCCGCCGATGAGTTTCACGGCGACCGACCGCCCCGGCCTCTACGAGCCGGCCGGGACCCTGGTGCGGATTTCCTACTATCGGCCCCTGGAGTTCGACGCCGGGATGCAGGGACTCAAGGGCTCGGTCGAGGTGCTCGGCGTCGGGGACGACCAGCTGTTCTTCCGCACGGTCAACGCCGAGGGGATCCAGAACCAGGGGGAGCTGGAGCTCCGAGAGAAGGTCGACGCCTTCGGCGGCGAGAACCGGGCGATGCAGGCGGCCTTCTCGGTCGACGAATTCCACGACTCGGCGGTCCCCAAATTCACCTATGTGTATCAGGAACTGCCCGTCAATCAGGCCGGGCAGGGCATCCCGGCGGCCCGGGTGAAGCTGACCCGTCGGGGGAAGAGCGAGGAGCGCTGGGTCCGGCTCTCGACCACGACCACCCTCGCCCCCAACGCGAGGGCCATCGAGACGTTCCCGCTCGGCGATGAGATCTACACCATCTCCTACGACGTGGATCGGGGCGACTTGCCGTTCTCGCTTCGGCTCATCGACTTCCGCCGTCGGTTCGATCCCGGAACCCGACAGCCGAGCCACTACGAGAGCGACGTGCTCCTCTACGATGAGGAGCAGGGGATCGAGGGGGAGAAGGTCACCATCTCGATGAACGAGCCGCTCTCGCACCGGGGATACACCTTCTACCAGTCGAGCTTCAACCCGCCGACCGATGCGAGCGGCGAATTCGTGTCGGTGTTCCAGGTGCGCTACGACCCCACCTGGCAGATCATCTACGGCGGGTGCCTGCTGGTGGTCATCGGCACCTTCCTCCAGTTCTACATGAGGGCCGGGCTGTTCACCGACGGCGGCCGGCTCGAACGCGAGCGAGAGGCCCGCAAGCGGGGAGAGTCCCCGGACCTGGGAGCCCCTCCCGCGGGCCAGGACGAACCGTGA
- a CDS encoding glycosyltransferase family 39 protein codes for MDADPISNPAPPPDRWRRLWPIAVLVSWALGLALMVDSAARSSATYDEVAYLRLAAEWWRTGQQETIGRMGSPMTFLKLQQATTFWILDRLGRGHLLDDPIAHQATLLPIVRVGALWLWATALAITSIWARRAYGPRASAMAALLFAVSPNLLAHGGLITMELPLLACWTASSLLFARFLETGRRGAFLGASAAAGLAFSCKFTAVVLPPILALAWLTDRLLRGDRRPLGLVVRVSSGMAAFGLVMVATNLLVTGMETMTPSARVGESHPALVGRFGPTIDGLLASAAESDWPQDWVAFAIQAIHQRSGGPSYLLGERRTEGWWYYYLVAMAVKVPVAFWLLAGGRAAIGLRSLRDRGWRRPSSDEVLMATTIVAMLALTALGSRRNFGLRYLLPVAPMAIVWVSRLAEGPRAARVLSAIGLIGMASAVAGVHPHELSYFNALAGGPRGGRRVLADSNLDWGQGARELARLQRAEPGYRDLTLYYFGDTDPGHYGVSGTRLVVDAGADHPGLPGRFSARTRFVAVSASLQHGPWGPEGYFDALVGVAPVRLTDDGTIAIYRADRVFGPGTGGSEQVSTPGEAILEPVGQLGDPADDRGGIGLEGGLRGQVADDDVVLLPPEDLDGEVPLDGHGVELQQVPPVPLVGRAADRDERDDRPVVPVGADVADVDRLAAIRRHRHHQPVAVPGRMGLIFGLGDELPDHPGRIGVGRVGDLVRPQRLLGGLGVGLDGPEREPATVAKSGRGVVLPRASGAGDRGEWHGGTASEGRRLLRIDGESPTTRIAPPRGAEHPGAPAARHRIGAGFACGMDPLPPGTDRRRPTARPRDPDPVQRR; via the coding sequence ATGGACGCCGACCCGATCTCGAACCCCGCCCCCCCCCCGGATCGGTGGCGACGGCTCTGGCCGATCGCCGTGCTGGTGTCATGGGCGCTCGGCCTCGCCCTGATGGTCGACTCGGCCGCTCGCAGCTCGGCGACCTACGACGAGGTGGCCTACCTCCGGCTGGCCGCCGAGTGGTGGCGGACCGGCCAGCAAGAGACGATCGGCCGGATGGGGTCGCCGATGACCTTCCTGAAGCTCCAGCAGGCGACCACGTTCTGGATCCTCGACCGCCTCGGGCGGGGCCACCTCCTCGACGACCCGATCGCCCACCAGGCGACCCTGCTGCCCATCGTCCGGGTCGGCGCCCTCTGGCTCTGGGCGACCGCCCTGGCGATCACCTCGATCTGGGCCCGGAGGGCGTACGGCCCCCGCGCCTCGGCGATGGCCGCCCTGCTCTTCGCGGTCAGCCCGAACCTGCTGGCGCACGGCGGGTTGATCACCATGGAATTGCCGCTGCTCGCCTGCTGGACGGCGTCGAGCCTGCTGTTCGCCCGGTTCCTGGAGACGGGCCGTCGGGGGGCGTTCCTCGGCGCCTCGGCGGCGGCGGGCCTGGCCTTCTCCTGCAAGTTCACCGCCGTCGTGCTGCCGCCGATCCTCGCGCTCGCCTGGCTGACCGACCGCCTGCTCCGGGGGGATCGCCGCCCCCTGGGGCTGGTCGTCCGGGTCTCCTCGGGGATGGCCGCCTTCGGCCTCGTGATGGTGGCGACGAACCTCCTCGTCACCGGGATGGAGACGATGACCCCCTCGGCCCGGGTCGGCGAGTCCCATCCGGCCCTGGTCGGCCGCTTCGGCCCGACGATCGACGGCCTGCTCGCCTCGGCCGCCGAGTCGGACTGGCCGCAGGACTGGGTGGCCTTCGCGATCCAGGCGATCCACCAGCGCTCCGGAGGCCCGAGCTACCTGCTCGGCGAGCGTCGGACGGAGGGCTGGTGGTACTACTACCTCGTCGCGATGGCGGTGAAGGTCCCGGTCGCCTTCTGGCTGCTGGCCGGGGGGCGGGCGGCGATCGGCCTCCGGTCGCTCCGGGACCGGGGATGGCGGCGGCCTTCGAGCGATGAGGTGCTGATGGCGACGACGATCGTCGCGATGCTGGCCCTGACCGCCCTCGGCTCCCGTCGGAACTTCGGCCTGCGCTATCTGCTGCCGGTCGCCCCGATGGCGATCGTCTGGGTCTCCCGGCTCGCCGAGGGGCCGAGGGCGGCCCGGGTGCTCTCGGCGATCGGCCTGATCGGGATGGCGTCGGCCGTGGCGGGCGTCCACCCCCATGAGCTGTCGTACTTCAACGCCCTGGCGGGCGGGCCCCGGGGCGGCCGCCGGGTGCTGGCCGACTCGAACCTCGATTGGGGCCAGGGGGCACGGGAGCTGGCCCGGCTCCAGCGAGCCGAGCCGGGCTATCGGGATCTGACCCTCTACTACTTCGGCGACACCGACCCGGGCCACTACGGCGTGTCGGGCACCCGACTGGTGGTCGACGCCGGGGCCGACCATCCCGGGCTGCCCGGCCGCTTCTCGGCCCGGACGCGGTTCGTCGCCGTCTCGGCCTCGCTGCAACACGGCCCCTGGGGCCCGGAGGGCTACTTCGATGCCCTGGTCGGGGTCGCCCCCGTCCGGCTGACCGACGACGGCACGATCGCCATCTATCGCGCCGACCGGGTCTTCGGGCCGGGGACCGGGGGGTCAGAACAGGTCTCGACCCCGGGAGAGGCGATCCTCGAGCCCGTCGGCCAGCTCGGCGATCCGGCGGACGATCGCGGGGGCATCGGCCTCGAAGGCGGCCTCCGGGGTCAGGTTGCGGATGACGACGTAGTACTCCTCCCCCCGGAGGACCTTGATGGCGAAGTGCCCCTCGACGGTCACGGCGTTGAGCTTCAGCAGGTCCCTCCCGTCCCGCTGGTTGGCCGTGCCGCAGACCGAGACGAGCGAGATGATCGGCCGGTCGTCCCGGTCGGTGCCGACGTAGCCGACGTAGACCGCCTGGCGGCGATCCGGCGGCATCGGCACCACCAGCCGGTAGCCGTGCCCGGCCGGATGGGCCTCATATTCGGCCTGGGAGACGAACTCCCGGATCACCCGGGACGTATCGGGGTCGGCCGGGTCGGGGATCTCGTACGGCCCCAGCGCCTCCTGGGCGGCCTCGGCGTCGGGCTCGACGGCCCCGAGCGGGAGCCCGCAACTGTCGCAAAATCGGGCCGAGGAGTGGTTCTCCCCCGTGCATCGGGCGCAGGTGATCGAGGAGAATGGCATGGCGGGACGGCCTCCGAGGGTCGGCGCCTCCTCCGGATCGATGGGGAGTCGCCGACCACCAGGATAGCCCCGCCCCGGGGGGCTGAACACCCCGGGGCGCCCGCCGCCCGACACCGGATCGGCGCGGGCTTTGCATGCGGCATGGATCCCCTTCCACCCGGAACGGATCGGCGGCGGCCGACCGCTCGTCCCCGGGATCCGGATCCGGTCCAGCGGAGGTGA